In Deinococcus sp. QL22, the following are encoded in one genomic region:
- the dxs gene encoding 1-deoxy-D-xylulose-5-phosphate synthase, whose amino-acid sequence MTRTPEQPAPAEVAPASSLTPLLDRVNSPADLKRLTREQLPTLSQELRDEITRVCSVGGLHLASSLGATDLIVALHYVLNSPRDRILFDVGHQAYAHKMLTGRRSQMHTVKKEGGLSGFTKVSESEHDAITVGHASTSLANALGMAMARDALGEDYTVAAVIGDGSLTGGMALAALNTIGDVQRKMLIVLNDNEMSISENVGAMSKFMRGLQVQKWFQEGEGASKKAMQAVSKPLADLMSRAKSSTRHFFDPASVNPFAAMGVRYVGPVDGHNVGQLVWLMERLIDLDGPTILHVVTRKGKGLSYAEADPIYWHGPGKFDPATGDLSKTAGGKPTYSWSAAFGDAVTELAKLDPRTFVITPAMREGSGLVGFSKAHPKRYLDVGIAEDVAVTTAAGMALQGMRPIVAIYSSFLQRAYDQVLHDVAIENLNVTFAIDRAGIVGADGSTHNGVFDLSYLRSIPNVRVGLPKDASELRGMLKVAQESPGPFAIRYPRGNTERVPEGTWPDLKWGTWERVQAGSDVVILAGGKALDYALKAAADLPGVGVVNARFVKPLDLEMLREVAASARNLVTVEDNTVLGGFGSAVLEALSDMGLSVPVRVLGIPDEFQDHATVESVHARSGIDAQAIRTVLAELGVDVPLGV is encoded by the coding sequence ATGACCCGCACGCCCGAACAACCCGCTCCCGCTGAGGTGGCCCCCGCGTCCAGCCTCACGCCGCTGCTAGACCGCGTAAACAGTCCCGCCGACCTGAAGCGGCTGACGCGGGAGCAGTTGCCCACGCTGTCGCAGGAACTCCGCGACGAAATCACGCGGGTCTGTTCGGTGGGTGGGCTGCATCTGGCAAGCAGCCTGGGCGCAACCGACCTGATCGTGGCGCTGCATTACGTGCTGAACTCGCCGCGTGACCGAATTCTGTTCGATGTGGGACATCAGGCGTATGCCCACAAAATGCTGACGGGGCGGCGTTCCCAGATGCACACGGTGAAAAAGGAAGGCGGACTGTCGGGCTTTACCAAGGTCAGCGAGAGCGAACACGACGCGATTACGGTGGGCCACGCCAGCACGTCCTTAGCCAACGCGCTGGGCATGGCGATGGCCCGCGACGCGCTGGGCGAGGATTACACGGTGGCCGCCGTGATCGGAGACGGCAGCCTGACCGGGGGCATGGCGCTGGCCGCCCTGAACACCATCGGTGACGTGCAGCGCAAAATGCTGATCGTTCTGAACGACAACGAAATGAGCATCAGCGAGAACGTGGGGGCCATGAGCAAATTCATGCGCGGCCTTCAGGTGCAGAAGTGGTTTCAGGAAGGCGAGGGGGCCAGCAAAAAGGCGATGCAGGCCGTGAGCAAGCCGCTGGCCGACCTGATGAGCCGTGCCAAGAGCAGCACTCGCCACTTCTTCGACCCCGCCAGTGTAAACCCCTTTGCCGCGATGGGCGTGCGCTACGTGGGGCCAGTGGATGGCCACAACGTGGGCCAACTGGTGTGGCTGATGGAACGCCTGATTGATCTGGACGGCCCCACGATCCTTCATGTGGTCACGCGCAAAGGCAAAGGCCTGAGCTACGCCGAAGCCGACCCGATCTACTGGCACGGCCCCGGCAAATTCGACCCGGCCACCGGAGACCTGTCCAAAACGGCGGGCGGCAAACCGACCTACTCCTGGAGTGCGGCCTTTGGCGACGCCGTGACCGAACTGGCCAAACTCGATCCCCGCACCTTCGTGATCACGCCTGCCATGCGCGAGGGCAGCGGCCTGGTGGGCTTCAGCAAGGCGCACCCCAAGCGGTACCTGGATGTAGGGATTGCCGAAGATGTGGCCGTAACCACAGCAGCGGGCATGGCCCTGCAAGGCATGCGGCCCATCGTGGCTATCTATTCCAGTTTCCTTCAGCGGGCCTACGATCAGGTGCTGCATGACGTGGCGATTGAAAATCTGAACGTGACGTTTGCGATAGACCGGGCTGGAATCGTGGGCGCAGACGGTTCGACTCACAACGGTGTGTTCGACCTGAGCTATCTGCGGAGTATTCCCAACGTGCGCGTGGGCCTGCCTAAAGACGCCTCCGAGTTGCGCGGCATGCTTAAGGTGGCGCAGGAAAGCCCCGGCCCGTTTGCCATCCGCTACCCACGTGGCAACACCGAGCGCGTGCCGGAAGGAACGTGGCCTGACCTGAAATGGGGCACTTGGGAGCGCGTGCAGGCGGGTTCGGACGTGGTGATTTTGGCGGGCGGCAAGGCGCTGGACTACGCCCTGAAAGCCGCCGCCGACTTGCCGGGCGTGGGCGTGGTCAATGCCCGATTCGTGAAGCCGCTGGATCTGGAGATGCTGCGCGAGGTGGCCGCGAGTGCCCGCAACCTGGTCACTGTGGAAGACAACACCGTGTTGGGCGGCTTCGGCAGTGCGGTGCTGGAAGCCCTGAGCGACATGGGCCTCAGCGTACCCGTGCGCGTACTGGGCATTCCCGACGAGTTTCAGGATCATGCCACCGTGGAAAGTGTGCATGCCCGCTCTGGTATAGACGCGCAGGCGATTCGGACGGTGCTGGCGGAGTTGGGCGTGGATGTGCCGTTGGGCGTGTAG
- the purB gene encoding adenylosuccinate lyase, with translation MIDRYLTPEMKALWSEASKYRAWLRVELAAMGAQAAHGEVPADAYAALTASAAADPLDEAFAERVAEIEAVTRHDIVAFTRALTERYGEEARFIHHGLTSTDVVDTAQNLLLDEALTVILADAAKLREVCRIQAVTYKYTPTVGRTHGIHAEPMTFGLKFLNWMATLDRDAERLTAARERVRVVMLSGSVGTYAHVSPEIEEAVAAAWGWTAAPITNQTLARDRHAEVLSALAIFGTTLERIAVEIRHLQRSEVREAMEPFGKGQTGSSSMPHKKNPILTENVTGFARLLRGFLTTGLENVALWHERDISHSSAERVILPDATAAASYAARRLTGVLRDLVVFPERMLKNMNDLGGLVFSQRVLHALIDEKGMSREAAYELVQRNALHSWETGEGLRDLLKADGANPLNDTELDAAFDLAFYLRHVDHMYGRFGL, from the coding sequence ATGATTGACCGCTACCTGACCCCCGAAATGAAGGCGCTGTGGAGCGAAGCCAGCAAATACCGGGCGTGGCTGCGCGTGGAACTGGCCGCGATGGGAGCGCAGGCCGCGCACGGCGAAGTACCCGCCGACGCTTACGCCGCCCTGACCGCCAGCGCCGCCGCCGACCCGCTGGATGAGGCTTTTGCCGAGCGCGTGGCCGAGATTGAGGCCGTGACCCGCCATGACATCGTGGCGTTCACGCGGGCGCTGACCGAGCGCTACGGCGAGGAAGCCCGCTTTATTCATCATGGGCTGACCAGTACGGACGTGGTGGATACGGCCCAAAATCTGTTGCTGGACGAAGCGCTGACCGTGATTCTGGCCGACGCCGCCAAATTGCGTGAAGTGTGCCGAATACAGGCAGTGACTTACAAATACACGCCGACGGTGGGCCGCACGCACGGCATTCACGCCGAACCGATGACCTTTGGCCTAAAGTTTCTGAACTGGATGGCAACGTTAGACCGTGACGCCGAACGCCTGACCGCCGCCCGTGAGCGTGTGCGCGTGGTGATGTTGTCGGGCAGCGTGGGCACCTATGCCCATGTCAGTCCTGAAATTGAGGAAGCCGTAGCCGCCGCGTGGGGCTGGACAGCCGCGCCGATTACCAACCAGACGCTGGCCCGTGACCGCCACGCCGAAGTCCTGTCGGCACTGGCGATTTTTGGCACCACCCTGGAGCGGATCGCTGTGGAAATTCGCCATCTGCAACGCAGCGAAGTCCGTGAGGCGATGGAGCCGTTCGGGAAGGGGCAGACGGGCAGCAGCTCTATGCCACACAAGAAAAACCCGATCCTGACCGAAAACGTGACCGGATTTGCCCGTCTGCTGCGCGGCTTCCTGACCACCGGACTGGAGAACGTGGCCCTCTGGCACGAGCGCGACATCAGCCATTCCAGCGCCGAGCGCGTGATTTTGCCCGACGCCACCGCCGCCGCCAGTTACGCCGCCCGCCGCCTGACTGGGGTGCTGCGTGATCTGGTGGTCTTTCCCGAACGGATGCTGAAGAATATGAATGACCTCGGCGGTCTGGTCTTCAGCCAACGCGTGCTGCACGCCCTGATCGACGAAAAGGGCATGAGCCGTGAAGCCGCCTACGAACTCGTTCAGCGCAACGCCCTGCACAGTTGGGAAACGGGCGAGGGGCTACGCGATCTATTGAAGGCAGACGGCGCCAACCCCCTGAACGATACCGAACTGGACGCCGCCTTCGATCTGGCGTTCTATCTGCGGCATGTGGATCATATGTACGGGCGGTTTGGGCTGTAA
- a CDS encoding phage holin family protein: MGFLIRLLVNALALYLLTLVYNGVRFAPGADVVGVILAALVLGIVNALIRPVLLLLSLPVNVLTLGLFTLVVNAVVLWIVAGVTVLDVAGFGAAFIGAIVLAVISWALDAVIGAVGLDGKRA; the protein is encoded by the coding sequence ATGGGCTTCTTAATTCGCTTGCTGGTAAATGCACTGGCGCTGTACCTGCTGACCCTCGTGTACAACGGCGTGCGATTTGCGCCGGGGGCCGACGTGGTAGGCGTCATTCTGGCCGCGTTGGTGCTGGGCATCGTGAACGCGCTGATTCGGCCTGTGCTGCTGCTACTTAGTCTGCCGGTGAATGTGCTGACTCTCGGCCTGTTTACGCTGGTGGTGAACGCGGTGGTGCTGTGGATCGTGGCGGGCGTGACCGTGCTGGACGTGGCAGGCTTTGGCGCGGCGTTCATCGGGGCCATCGTGCTGGCGGTCATCAGTTGGGCACTGGACGCTGTGATTGGGGCTGTGGGGCTAGACGGGAAACGGGCGTGA
- the panC gene encoding pantoate--beta-alanine ligase: MTTLPQIISDPAELRSVLAGRGRVGFVPTMGYLHEGHATLISQARAECDLLVVSIFVNPLQFGAGEDLNKYPRDLPRDLGVAGGAGADLLFTPSVDLMYPDGFSTRVTVSGVSEGLDGASRPGHFTGVATVVLKLLNLVRPDRVYLGEKDWQQLAVLRRMVRDLNVNVDVIGVPTVRAASGLALSSRNAYLTPEQQARAAVLQRALRAVQHSYATGETQVQTLRQAGLDVLATDEAVELDYLSIVDGKMQPLDSVDPLHSLQEVQDAERDRNDRTGGDNRNMTRVLLAARMFGVRLIDNLPLMAALSSEAQASESQAQA, encoded by the coding sequence GTGACGACCCTGCCACAAATCATAAGTGACCCCGCCGAACTGCGCTCCGTGCTGGCTGGGCGCGGGCGGGTCGGCTTTGTGCCCACGATGGGTTACCTGCATGAGGGCCACGCCACCCTGATCTCTCAGGCGCGGGCCGAGTGCGACCTGTTGGTGGTCAGCATTTTCGTGAATCCGCTGCAATTCGGCGCGGGCGAAGACCTCAACAAATATCCCCGCGATCTGCCGCGTGATCTGGGCGTCGCGGGCGGGGCCGGGGCCGACTTGCTGTTTACGCCGTCCGTAGACCTGATGTACCCCGACGGCTTTTCCACCCGCGTGACCGTGTCGGGGGTCAGCGAGGGACTGGACGGAGCCTCGCGCCCCGGACACTTTACGGGCGTGGCGACAGTAGTTTTAAAGCTGCTGAATCTGGTGCGCCCTGACCGGGTATATCTGGGAGAAAAAGACTGGCAGCAATTGGCCGTACTGCGGCGCATGGTGCGCGACCTGAACGTGAATGTGGACGTGATCGGCGTGCCCACCGTGCGGGCGGCCAGTGGGTTGGCCCTCAGCAGCCGCAATGCCTATCTGACACCAGAGCAGCAAGCGCGGGCCGCCGTACTGCAGAGGGCGCTGCGGGCCGTGCAGCATAGCTACGCCACCGGCGAAACGCAGGTGCAGACGCTTCGGCAGGCGGGGCTGGACGTGCTGGCTACCGATGAAGCCGTAGAGCTGGACTACCTGAGCATCGTGGACGGGAAAATGCAGCCGCTAGACAGCGTGGATCCGCTGCATTCACTGCAGGAGGTTCAGGACGCAGAACGTGACAGGAATGACAGAACGGGGGGCGACAATAGGAACATGACCCGTGTGCTACTGGCCGCCCGCATGTTCGGCGTGCGCCTGATCGACAATTTGCCCCTGATGGCCGCACTTTCGTCGGAGGCTCAGGCGTCTGAATCTCAGGCACAAGCATGA
- a CDS encoding PilT/PilU family type 4a pilus ATPase, whose translation MTLDELLREMVTRRVSDVHLQAGSPPMGRVDGVLMPFGTQSLMPPDTLKLAQALLTPDQWEDFEYRNELDTAYSVSGLGRFRCNVFRQRGAVGIVMRIVADSIPGFESLGLPVDVMKGFAEASRGLILVTGPTGAGKSTTMASLIDHINRHYSYNIITIEDPIEILHRNKKSIVVQREVGSDTRDFRTALKFSMRQDPDVIMIGEMRDKETVEAALTAAQTGHLVLSTLHTQDAVKSVNRIIDFFAPYERDQIRLLLAESLVGIVSQRLLKRADGVGRVLGTEILLATPLVREYIKEEEKTALIKDALIEDNIRGMHTFDQNLVELYRHNLITMEEAMDNASSPHELKLMVTKSGFAY comes from the coding sequence ATGACCCTCGACGAACTGCTGCGCGAGATGGTGACCCGGCGCGTGTCGGACGTACATTTGCAGGCAGGCAGCCCGCCGATGGGCCGGGTCGACGGCGTGTTGATGCCCTTCGGCACCCAGTCCCTCATGCCGCCCGATACGCTGAAGCTGGCGCAGGCGCTCCTGACGCCCGACCAGTGGGAAGATTTCGAGTACCGAAACGAACTCGATACCGCCTACAGCGTGTCGGGGCTGGGCAGATTTCGCTGCAACGTGTTCCGGCAACGCGGCGCGGTGGGCATCGTCATGCGAATCGTCGCAGACTCTATTCCGGGCTTCGAATCGCTGGGTCTGCCTGTAGACGTGATGAAAGGTTTTGCCGAAGCATCACGCGGCCTGATTTTGGTCACGGGGCCGACGGGTGCGGGCAAAAGTACCACGATGGCCAGCTTGATCGACCACATCAACCGCCATTATTCCTACAACATCATCACCATCGAAGATCCGATCGAGATTTTGCACCGCAACAAGAAATCCATCGTGGTGCAGCGTGAAGTGGGCAGCGATACCCGCGACTTCCGCACGGCCCTGAAGTTTTCTATGCGCCAGGACCCCGACGTGATCATGATTGGCGAGATGCGCGACAAGGAGACGGTGGAAGCTGCCCTGACTGCCGCGCAAACCGGGCATCTGGTGCTGAGTACCCTGCACACCCAGGACGCCGTAAAAAGTGTCAACCGCATCATCGATTTTTTTGCGCCCTACGAACGCGACCAGATCCGGCTGCTGCTGGCCGAGTCGCTGGTGGGTATTGTCAGCCAACGCCTGCTGAAGCGGGCCGATGGCGTAGGCCGAGTGCTGGGCACCGAGATTTTGCTGGCAACGCCACTGGTGCGCGAATACATCAAGGAAGAGGAGAAAACGGCCCTCATCAAAGACGCGCTGATCGAGGACAATATCCGGGGCATGCACACCTTTGATCAGAACCTGGTGGAACTGTACCGCCACAACCTGATCACGATGGAAGAGGCGATGGACAACGCCAGCAGCCCGCACGAACTGAAGCTGATGGTCACCAAATCCGGCTTTGCGTACTGA
- the greA gene encoding transcription elongation factor GreA, which yields MTKDRITMTQRGYDKLQETLQHLKTTRREQISEYMGSALADGDLRESAAYDEARMQQSENEGRIVEIEHQLERSTIVAEDASGGIGLGAKVLVKDAKGVERKFEVVGTYEVDVLNGRISDASPIGVALAGKHMGDSVTVQLPKGTMQFEVLSVEYD from the coding sequence ATGACCAAGGATCGCATCACCATGACCCAACGCGGGTACGACAAGCTGCAGGAAACACTCCAACACCTCAAAACCACGCGCCGGGAACAGATCAGCGAGTATATGGGGTCGGCACTGGCAGACGGCGACCTCCGCGAGAGTGCCGCCTACGATGAAGCCCGCATGCAGCAAAGTGAGAACGAAGGCCGCATCGTGGAGATCGAGCATCAGTTGGAGCGCTCTACAATCGTGGCCGAAGATGCCAGCGGCGGCATCGGGCTGGGGGCCAAAGTGCTGGTCAAGGATGCCAAGGGCGTGGAGCGCAAGTTTGAAGTGGTCGGCACCTACGAAGTAGACGTTCTGAACGGCAGAATCAGTGACGCCAGCCCTATTGGTGTGGCCCTCGCCGGAAAACATATGGGAGATTCGGTCACGGTACAGTTGCCCAAAGGCACCATGCAATTTGAGGTGCTGAGCGTCGAGTACGACTGA
- the malQ gene encoding 4-alpha-glucanotransferase: MTIKRSSGVLLHPTSLPGPYGIGALGVQARKFVDWMAEAGQAYWQVMPLGPTGYGDSPYQAFSAFAGNPYLIDLETLHADGLLEDSDFTVVPEFDPKKVDFGVQYVWRNQMLDRAYAHYAYGGSQNLKPEFEAFKAEEAAWLDDYALFMALKDAHGGLPWNAWEAATRDREAGALAKARAALASPIERVKFIQFLFFQQWRAIRAYAAERKVQIVGDIPIFVAMDSSDVWSNRDQFYFDDQGQPTVVAGVPPDYFSATGQLWGNPLYNWKNMQAAGFKWWIERFEGSLKLFDLVRIDHFRGFAASWEIPFPAETAIQGEWVPAMGQEMFAAVREALGVLPIIAEDLGVITPDVEKLRDDFGFPGMAVLQFAFGGGDFSVNDFLPENLRENQVVYSGTHDNDTTRGWWQHAEEQEKHNFRTYTSSDPSEETFAPQLMRMAFESRANLAVVPLQDVLNLGTEARMNLPGTTGDHNWTWRYGGGDLLPETAAELRALTEETNRLA; encoded by the coding sequence ATGACGATCAAGCGTTCCAGCGGAGTCCTTCTTCATCCGACCAGTTTGCCCGGCCCCTACGGCATCGGCGCTCTAGGTGTTCAGGCACGGAAATTCGTAGATTGGATGGCCGAAGCGGGGCAAGCCTACTGGCAAGTTATGCCGCTGGGGCCGACAGGCTACGGGGACAGCCCCTATCAGGCGTTCAGTGCGTTTGCAGGCAATCCGTATCTGATTGATCTGGAAACCCTGCACGCAGACGGCCTCTTGGAAGACAGTGACTTTACGGTGGTTCCTGAATTTGACCCCAAGAAGGTGGATTTCGGGGTGCAATATGTGTGGCGCAACCAGATGTTAGACCGCGCCTACGCCCACTACGCGTATGGCGGCTCGCAAAACCTTAAGCCGGAATTTGAGGCGTTTAAGGCCGAAGAAGCTGCGTGGCTCGACGATTACGCGCTGTTTATGGCCCTCAAGGATGCCCATGGCGGCCTGCCGTGGAACGCCTGGGAAGCCGCCACCCGTGACCGCGAAGCCGGGGCACTCGCCAAAGCCCGCGCTGCATTAGCCTCGCCCATCGAACGCGTCAAGTTTATTCAGTTTTTGTTTTTCCAGCAGTGGCGGGCCATCCGTGCCTACGCCGCCGAGCGCAAGGTGCAGATCGTGGGCGACATCCCCATTTTTGTGGCGATGGATTCCAGCGACGTCTGGAGCAACCGCGATCAGTTTTACTTTGACGATCAGGGCCAGCCGACGGTGGTCGCCGGTGTGCCGCCCGACTATTTCAGTGCAACGGGGCAACTCTGGGGCAATCCGCTGTACAACTGGAAAAACATGCAGGCCGCTGGCTTCAAGTGGTGGATAGAACGCTTTGAAGGCAGCCTGAAACTGTTCGATTTAGTCCGAATTGATCACTTTCGCGGCTTTGCGGCCAGTTGGGAGATTCCGTTTCCCGCAGAAACTGCCATTCAGGGCGAGTGGGTTCCGGCGATGGGGCAGGAAATGTTTGCTGCCGTGCGCGAAGCCCTGGGCGTGCTGCCCATCATTGCCGAAGACCTGGGCGTGATTACCCCGGACGTGGAGAAACTCCGCGACGATTTCGGCTTTCCCGGTATGGCCGTGCTGCAATTTGCCTTTGGCGGCGGGGATTTCAGCGTGAACGACTTCCTGCCCGAAAACCTGCGAGAAAATCAGGTGGTGTACAGCGGCACGCATGACAACGACACCACACGCGGATGGTGGCAGCACGCCGAGGAACAGGAAAAACACAATTTCCGCACCTACACCAGCAGCGACCCCAGCGAGGAAACGTTCGCGCCCCAGCTGATGCGAATGGCCTTCGAGAGCCGCGCCAATTTGGCGGTTGTGCCCCTGCAAGATGTGTTGAATCTGGGCACCGAAGCCCGCATGAATTTGCCGGGCACGACAGGCGACCACAACTGGACCTGGCGCTACGGGGGCGGCGACCTGTTGCCCGAAACGGCGGCAGAGTTGCGGGCCCTGACGGAAGAAACGAACCGTTTGGCGTAA
- a CDS encoding cob(I)yrinic acid a,c-diamide adenosyltransferase, whose product MKLYTKTGDGGTTGLYGADRVSKAHVRVEAYGTVDELNSVLGLARAHNTRSHKPDPSLDTDLEYLQNALFDLGADLATRAGGIYEKNLSRIDAEDVAFLEAMIDRYQADAPPFTGFVHPGGTPAAATLQVARTVARRAERDVIHLMHEEDTNIHTQVYLNRVSDLLFIMARAVNQRSGINEEAWNVKKRR is encoded by the coding sequence ATGAAGCTCTACACCAAAACTGGAGATGGCGGCACGACTGGGCTGTACGGCGCTGACCGCGTGAGTAAGGCGCATGTGCGCGTGGAGGCCTACGGCACGGTAGATGAACTGAACAGCGTGCTGGGGCTGGCGCGGGCGCACAATACCCGCAGCCACAAGCCTGATCCCTCGCTGGACACCGATCTGGAATACCTGCAAAACGCCCTGTTCGACCTGGGCGCAGACCTGGCGACCCGTGCGGGCGGTATCTATGAAAAGAACCTGAGCCGAATCGACGCCGAGGACGTGGCTTTTTTGGAAGCGATGATTGACCGCTATCAGGCCGACGCGCCGCCGTTTACGGGCTTCGTGCATCCGGGGGGCACACCCGCCGCCGCCACATTGCAGGTGGCCCGCACTGTGGCCCGCCGCGCCGAACGGGACGTGATTCACCTGATGCACGAGGAAGACACCAACATTCACACTCAGGTCTACCTGAACCGCGTTTCCGATTTGCTGTTCATCATGGCCCGCGCCGTGAATCAACGCAGCGGGATCAATGAGGAAGCGTGGAACGTGAAGAAGCGGCGGTAA
- a CDS encoding N-acetylmuramoyl-L-alanine amidase, with amino-acid sequence MNLIPFKCLFSSALRLLLVPLALAVLVPQALAAPRIGSHDGYTRLVFNLPKVATSTVKVSGQSVTVRLNVSLPAEQGALNAAGVTAYAVAGGTVTVTLAKGHASAKASVLPAASGQPARLVIDVPTSAAAARVPATPQARTTSPAPRSTPIRTTPAAVTRPAGSGTSIRPRVVLDAGHGGIDPGMVSRWVTEKEVTLAIALRVRAELVKHGIDVVMVRETDRHLSSDKRTDLESRSRLATTGAVSAFVSIHVNAASSSAQGIETYYFGQPLAGSDRSQAVRENGGGSVGQELTRQAANSAQSLLGDILAQAKVAFSRQLAQKVQANLIAATGAVNRGVHTDTFYVIRNPTTAAILTEIGFGSSPVEGPRLANPAYRDRIAQAIARAILDFLNTK; translated from the coding sequence GTGAATCTCATTCCATTCAAGTGTCTTTTTTCTTCTGCTCTGAGGCTTTTGCTGGTGCCGTTGGCCCTTGCTGTGCTGGTGCCGCAGGCGTTGGCCGCGCCCCGCATAGGCAGCCACGACGGTTACACCCGGTTGGTCTTCAATCTGCCCAAAGTCGCCACCAGCACAGTCAAGGTAAGCGGCCAGAGTGTCACGGTGCGCCTGAATGTCAGCCTGCCTGCCGAGCAGGGGGCGCTGAACGCTGCTGGTGTCACGGCTTACGCGGTGGCAGGCGGCACGGTCACGGTTACGTTGGCAAAAGGCCATGCCAGCGCCAAAGCCAGTGTCTTGCCCGCCGCTTCCGGGCAGCCCGCCCGCCTGGTTATCGATGTGCCCACCAGCGCCGCCGCTGCACGTGTGCCTGCCACGCCACAGGCCCGCACAACATCCCCAGCACCTCGGTCTACTCCCATCCGCACCACACCAGCCGCTGTGACCCGCCCGGCTGGATCGGGCACGTCCATTCGCCCCCGCGTGGTGCTGGACGCAGGGCACGGCGGCATAGACCCCGGCATGGTCAGCCGTTGGGTCACCGAAAAAGAAGTGACTTTGGCTATTGCTCTGCGTGTCCGGGCCGAACTGGTCAAGCACGGCATAGACGTGGTCATGGTGCGCGAAACAGACCGCCACCTCAGCAGCGATAAGCGCACCGACCTTGAGTCACGTTCCCGACTTGCCACCACTGGAGCCGTCAGCGCCTTCGTGAGCATCCACGTCAATGCGGCCAGCTCCAGCGCACAGGGCATCGAAACCTACTATTTTGGGCAACCGCTGGCCGGAAGTGACCGCAGCCAAGCCGTGCGCGAAAACGGTGGCGGCAGCGTGGGCCAGGAGTTGACCCGGCAGGCCGCCAACAGCGCCCAGAGCCTGTTGGGCGACATTCTGGCTCAGGCCAAGGTGGCGTTCAGCCGTCAGTTGGCCCAAAAAGTGCAGGCCAACCTGATCGCGGCAACGGGGGCCGTGAACCGGGGCGTTCACACCGACACCTTTTACGTGATTCGCAACCCCACCACCGCCGCCATCCTCACCGAAATCGGCTTTGGCTCCAGCCCGGTAGAAGGCCCCCGCCTCGCCAACCCCGCGTACCGTGACCGCATCGCGCAGGCTATTGCACGGGCCATTTTGGATTTCCTCAACACGAAATAA
- a CDS encoding carbohydrate kinase family protein — MKFYVIGDVTVDHLYHLDQLPTPGSETAPSRATMEPGGAGGTISVTLARLGHSVILAARVGDDPFAEYALGRVRDSGVSEAAIQRDPDLLTSTITVMQTPDGLRAMISDGAANRQLDPAKLKKKDVETSDALIISAYSLTEGPQREYSLKAIEAAKNAKKPVPVFIDLGTGAVNKAGTKLEQDVIGADYLMLNQHELLALTGTGSISTALAQLGAGGARRVIVKVGKMGSIVWTPDETELVDAVPPEGNVVDSTGAGDTFTAAFAHAALSGLPLARAARAANAAGALAATRFGAQSREITPGDLETVMSKK, encoded by the coding sequence GTGAAGTTCTACGTCATTGGCGACGTTACTGTTGACCACCTGTACCACCTGGATCAGTTGCCCACACCCGGCAGCGAAACCGCCCCCAGCCGCGCCACCATGGAACCCGGCGGCGCGGGCGGCACTATTTCCGTCACGTTGGCCCGGCTCGGCCACAGCGTTATTCTGGCGGCCCGAGTCGGAGACGACCCCTTTGCTGAATACGCGCTAGGCCGCGTGCGCGACAGCGGTGTCTCTGAGGCGGCCATTCAGCGCGACCCTGATCTCCTGACCAGCACCATTACGGTGATGCAGACCCCCGACGGTTTGCGGGCCATGATCAGCGACGGAGCTGCCAACCGCCAACTCGACCCCGCCAAGCTGAAAAAGAAGGACGTGGAAACGAGCGACGCCCTGATCATCTCGGCCTATTCGCTCACCGAAGGGCCGCAGCGCGAGTATTCGCTGAAGGCCATAGAAGCCGCCAAGAATGCCAAAAAGCCTGTGCCGGTCTTCATTGACCTCGGCACCGGGGCCGTGAACAAGGCCGGAACCAAACTGGAACAGGACGTGATCGGCGCGGATTACCTGATGCTGAACCAGCACGAATTGTTGGCGCTCACGGGCACGGGCAGCATCAGTACGGCACTGGCGCAACTCGGCGCAGGTGGGGCGCGGCGAGTCATCGTGAAGGTGGGCAAGATGGGCAGCATCGTCTGGACGCCCGACGAAACCGAACTCGTGGATGCCGTGCCGCCTGAAGGCAACGTCGTAGACAGCACCGGCGCAGGCGATACGTTTACGGCGGCTTTTGCCCACGCTGCGTTGTCCGGTCTTCCTCTGGCCCGCGCCGCCCGCGCTGCCAACGCCGCCGGAGCTTTGGCCGCTACCCGCTTTGGTGCCCAGAGCCGCGAGATTACGCCCGGCGATCTGGAAACGGTGATGTCCAAAAAGTAA